In Nerophis ophidion isolate RoL-2023_Sa linkage group LG12, RoL_Noph_v1.0, whole genome shotgun sequence, a single window of DNA contains:
- the LOC133563451 gene encoding protein SPT2 homolog translates to MMDFDNVLSIATQNRGSVQKRYSLQAGPPKKDPKSKSVNPAAIQAHLKKQQHEARLKEIELKKQKQDLEAKRVELKSDRKARAMASRTKDNFRGYNGIPVVEVPKKRRTKQEMENEKSENGQKFQNYSIDPEEDEDNYEYEQTDSEPDQDPEPLRPGKISSISGSSSGSSKSLPKKPNGPSKPPSSSMNFADLLKLAEKKQFEPVELKPKVVKEERLRTAEEIRELEIERKAKSRNRSPKTQPSSTVVKKTMSDKEQKNCKLQRIVSDKPNQPGGMKKKPQCTPSSKTSSGERDRDRPKTVVPSKAASTLIPTKQGVPKTSFSHTPSISNDLRLKKGSFSSVQGRPSGIIQSRPIGTSVKELRSPNDNPQKTRPTQGSSVKKEQALVNPKSGKGEQPRSGNHPAVKPIGNSVVRPSSSGRPKETNKPQPRPLGTTQAKPGGSTLHSHPAGSGARPLGSVQGRAFSGGPGVGVGRGASGGSVPNRQPSGSFGSGPGRPKCTVVSETISSKNMGGPRPGVPPRPGMPQRPGMAPRPGGPIRPPNRPPDPMLPPITIAYKRKYEEEEEYDSEMDDFIDDGDDEQSEVSKHIKEIFGYDRNKYKDESDYALRFMESSWRDMQKEEARSLRMAVHEDLEEERKEQEEMKMNSKRKKTN, encoded by the exons AAAAGATACAGTTTACAAGCTGGCCCCCCCAAGAAGGACCCAAAGTCAAAAAGTGTGAATCCAGCTGCTATACAGGCGCACCTGAAAAAGCAGCAACATGAGGCCAGACTGAAAg AAATCGAATTAAAGAAGCAAAAGCAGGATCTTGAGGCAAAAAGGGTAGAGTTGAAGTCGGATCGTAAAGCAAGAGCCATGGCCTCTAGAACGAAAGACAATTTCCGAGGTTACAATGGCATTCCAGTGGTAGAGGTGCCAAAGAAGAGGAGGACAAAGCAAGAAATGGAGAACGAAAAATCAGAAAATGGCCAGAAATTTCAAAATTATTCAATTGACCCAGAGGAGGATGAAGACAATTACGAGTATGAACAGACAGATTCAGAGCCCGATCAAGATCCAGAACCTCTAAGACCAGGAAAAATCTCAAGTATTAGTGGGAGTAGTAGCGGTAGCTCCAAGTCCTTGCCTAAAAAACCTAATGGGCCATCCAAGCCTCCTTCATCCTCCATGAACTTTGCAGACTTGCTGAAATTGGCAGAAAAGAAGCAGTTTGAGCCAGTTGAGCTAAAACCGAAGGTAGTGAAGGAAGAAAGGCTCCGTACAGCCGAAGAAATAAGGGAACTGGAGATTGAACGCAAGGCTAAAAGTCGCAACAGGAGCCCAAAGACTCAGCCTAGTTCTACTGTGGTAAAAAAAACTATGTCTGATAAAGAACAGAAGAATTGTAAACTACAAAGGATTGTTTCGGATAAGCCCAATCAGCCCGGCGGGATGAAGAAGAAGCCTCAATGTACACCTTCCTCTAAGACCTCTTCTGGTGAGAGAGATAGAGACCGACCCAAGACCGTAGTTCCTTCGAAAGCAGCATCTACTCTGATTCCAACCAAACAAGGTGTCCCTAAGACCTCATTTAGTCATACACCTAGCATTTCAAATGATCTTAGATTAAAAAAGGGAAGCTTTTCATCTGTTCAAGGAAGACCTTCTGGCATAATTCAATCCAGGCCTATTGGTACATCTGTCAAAGAGCTCAGATCTCCAAATGATAACCCACAAAAAACAAGGCCTACTCAGGGTAGCTCAGTAAAGAAGGAACAAGCACTTGTAAATCCTAAATCTGGAAAAGGAGAACAGCCAAGGTCTGGAAACCATCCTGCGGTAAAACCGATTGGTAATTCTGTGGTTAGACCTTCATCAAGTGGTCGTCCTAAAGAAACAAATAAACCTCAGCCAAGACCATTGGGAACAACCCAGGCAAAACCTGGTGGGAGTACTTTACACAGTCACCCAGCAGGTAGTGGAGCCCGTCCACTGGGGTCCGTACAGGGTCGAGCCTTTAGTGGAGGACCAGGGGTCGGAGTAGGTCGAGGCGCAAGTGGAGGATCAGTACCCAACAGGCAACCTTCTGGCAGCTTTGGATCAGGACCTGGTAGACCCAAGTGCACGGTGGTGTCTGAGACCATCTCTTCAAAAAATATGGGCGGACCCAGACCAGGCGTTCCTCCTCGGCCAGGCATGCCACAAAGACCTGGTATGGCCCCTAGACCAGGAGGGCCAATCAGACCACCCAACAGACCTCCAG ATCCCATGTTACCACCCATCACCATTGCATACAAGAGAAAATatgaagaggaagaagaatatgatTCTGAAATGGATGACTTTATTGATGACGGAGATGATGAGCAGTCAGAGGTTTCTAAACACATTAAGGAAATCTTTGGCTACGACCGaaacaa aTACAAGGATGAAAGTGACTATGCGTTAAGGTTCATGGAGAGCAGCTGGCGAGATATGCAGAAAGAGGAAGCAAGGAG TCTTCGGATGGCTGTGCATGAAGACTTGGAGGAGGAGAGAAAAGAGCAAGAGGAGATGAAAATGAATagcaaaaggaaaaaaactaactaa